A stretch of DNA from Deinococcus aestuarii:
TGCGGGCGGTGCAGTACGACCCGCAGACGCTGGACCTGAAGTTCAACGTGACGGACGGCGGCGCGAGTTTCCCGGTGCAGTACCGGGGGGCGGTGAGCGACCTCTTCAAGGAAAACCAGGGGGTCGTGGTGCGCGGCGAGTTCCAGGGCAACACCTTCCACGCCTCCGAACTCGTGGTGAAGCACTCCGAGGAGTACCACGTGCCGCAGACGCAGGCCGAGCTCAAAGACCTGCTGC
This window harbors:
- the ccmE gene encoding cytochrome c maturation protein CcmE, whose translation is MTLPSPLPQARRRKRSPLPTVLGIVALVALTAFIAFGNLGKSLEYFVTPTEYVQQRAELEGRPLRIGGLVRAVQYDPQTLDLKFNVTDGGASFPVQYRGAVSDLFKENQGVVVRGEFQGNTFHASELVVKHSEEYHVPQTQAELKDLLRQSE